Proteins encoded together in one Ictidomys tridecemlineatus isolate mIctTri1 chromosome 3, mIctTri1.hap1, whole genome shotgun sequence window:
- the Hyal1 gene encoding hyaluronidase-1 isoform X1 — MTPFNPQVSSDPSTATAAHLLHICTLLLTLVYVAQGSRGPVVPNRPFITVWNANTQWCLETHGIDVDVSVFDVIANRGQTFRGPNMTIFYSTQLGTYPYYTPTGEPIFGGLPQNASLHAHLARTFQDIQDAMPESDFSGLAVIDWEAWRPRWAFNWDTKDIYRQRSRALVRAQHPDQPETWVEAEAQAQFQEAAQAWMAGTLQLGQALRPRGLWGFYGFPDCYNYDFLRSNYTGECPPGICAQNDQLGWLWNQSRALYPNIYLPAVLAGTGKAQMYVRHRVSEAFRVTMAARDPSLPVLPYTQIFYDMTNRLLPLEELEHTLGESAAQGAAGVVLWVSWENTSTKESCQAIKEYMDTTLGPFILNVTSGALLCSEALCSGHGRCARRSNHPEALLILNPDSFSIQLMPGGRSLTLKGALSLEDQAQMAMEFKCHCYHGWRGEWCEQQGM, encoded by the exons GTTTCCTCAGACCCATCTACTGCCACTGCAGCCCACCTGCTTCACATCTGTACCCTCTTGCTGACCTTGGTCTACGTGGCACAAGGCTCCAGGGGTCCTGTGGTACCCAACCGGCCCTTCATCACAGTTTGGAATGCAAACACCCAGTGGTGCCTGGAGACGCATGGAATAGATGTGGATGTCAGTGTCTTTGATGTGATAGCCAACCGGGGGCAGACCTTCCGCGGCCCTAACATGACCATTTTCTACAGCACGCAACTGGGGACCTACCCCTACTACACACCTACTGGGGAGCCTATATTTGGTGGCTTGCCCCAGAATGCCAGCCTGCATGCCCACCTGGCCCGCACATTTCAGGATATCCAGGATGCCATGCCTGAATCTGACTTCTCAGGGCTAGCAGTGATTGACTGGGAGGCATGGCGCCCACGCTGGGCCTTCAACTGGGATACTAAGGACATTTACCGGCAGCGTTCTCGGGCACTGGTAAGGGCACAGCATCCTGACCAGCCAGAAACTTGGGTGGAGGCAGAAGCCCAGGCCCAGTTCCAGGAAGCTGCACAGGCCTGGATGGCAGGCACCCTCCAGTTGGGACAAGCACTTCGTCCCCGTGGTCTGTGGGGCTTCTATGGCTTCCCTGACTGCTACAACTATGACTTTCTAAGGTCCAACTACACAGGCGAATGCCCACCAGGCATCTGTGCCCAGAACGATCAGCTAGGGTGGCTGTGGAACCAGAGCCGTGCCCTCTATCCCAATATCTACCTGCCTGCAGTGTTGGCGGGCACAGGGAAAGCACAGATGTATGTACGTCACCGTGTGAGTGAGGCATTTCGTGTGACTATGGCTGCCAGGGACCCCAGTCTGCCAGTGCTGCCCTACACCCAGATCTTCTATGACATGACAAACCGACTTCTGCCCCTG GAGGAGTTGGAGCATACCCTGGGAGAGAGTGCAGCCCAGGGGGCAGCAGGAGTGGTGCTCTGGGTGAGCTGGGAAAACACAAGCACCAAG GAATCATGTCAGGCCATCAAGGAATATATGGATACTACCCTGGGGCCCTTCATCCTGAACGTGACCAGTGGAGCTCTTCTTTGCAGTGAAGCCCTGTGCTCTGGCCATGGCCGTTGTGCCCGTCGCTCCAACCACCCTGAAGCTCTCCTTATCCTCAACCCTGACAGTTTCTCCATCCAGCTTATGCCTGGTGGCAGGTCCTTGACCCTGAAGGGCGCCCTCTCACTTGAGGATCAGGCACAAATGGCTATGGAGTTCAAATGTCACTGCTATCATGGCTGGCGTGGAGAGTGGTGTGAGCAGCAGGGCATGTGA
- the Hyal1 gene encoding hyaluronidase-1 isoform X2, producing MTIFYSTQLGTYPYYTPTGEPIFGGLPQNASLHAHLARTFQDIQDAMPESDFSGLAVIDWEAWRPRWAFNWDTKDIYRQRSRALVRAQHPDQPETWVEAEAQAQFQEAAQAWMAGTLQLGQALRPRGLWGFYGFPDCYNYDFLRSNYTGECPPGICAQNDQLGWLWNQSRALYPNIYLPAVLAGTGKAQMYVRHRVSEAFRVTMAARDPSLPVLPYTQIFYDMTNRLLPLEELEHTLGESAAQGAAGVVLWVSWENTSTKESCQAIKEYMDTTLGPFILNVTSGALLCSEALCSGHGRCARRSNHPEALLILNPDSFSIQLMPGGRSLTLKGALSLEDQAQMAMEFKCHCYHGWRGEWCEQQGM from the exons ATGACCATTTTCTACAGCACGCAACTGGGGACCTACCCCTACTACACACCTACTGGGGAGCCTATATTTGGTGGCTTGCCCCAGAATGCCAGCCTGCATGCCCACCTGGCCCGCACATTTCAGGATATCCAGGATGCCATGCCTGAATCTGACTTCTCAGGGCTAGCAGTGATTGACTGGGAGGCATGGCGCCCACGCTGGGCCTTCAACTGGGATACTAAGGACATTTACCGGCAGCGTTCTCGGGCACTGGTAAGGGCACAGCATCCTGACCAGCCAGAAACTTGGGTGGAGGCAGAAGCCCAGGCCCAGTTCCAGGAAGCTGCACAGGCCTGGATGGCAGGCACCCTCCAGTTGGGACAAGCACTTCGTCCCCGTGGTCTGTGGGGCTTCTATGGCTTCCCTGACTGCTACAACTATGACTTTCTAAGGTCCAACTACACAGGCGAATGCCCACCAGGCATCTGTGCCCAGAACGATCAGCTAGGGTGGCTGTGGAACCAGAGCCGTGCCCTCTATCCCAATATCTACCTGCCTGCAGTGTTGGCGGGCACAGGGAAAGCACAGATGTATGTACGTCACCGTGTGAGTGAGGCATTTCGTGTGACTATGGCTGCCAGGGACCCCAGTCTGCCAGTGCTGCCCTACACCCAGATCTTCTATGACATGACAAACCGACTTCTGCCCCTG GAGGAGTTGGAGCATACCCTGGGAGAGAGTGCAGCCCAGGGGGCAGCAGGAGTGGTGCTCTGGGTGAGCTGGGAAAACACAAGCACCAAG GAATCATGTCAGGCCATCAAGGAATATATGGATACTACCCTGGGGCCCTTCATCCTGAACGTGACCAGTGGAGCTCTTCTTTGCAGTGAAGCCCTGTGCTCTGGCCATGGCCGTTGTGCCCGTCGCTCCAACCACCCTGAAGCTCTCCTTATCCTCAACCCTGACAGTTTCTCCATCCAGCTTATGCCTGGTGGCAGGTCCTTGACCCTGAAGGGCGCCCTCTCACTTGAGGATCAGGCACAAATGGCTATGGAGTTCAAATGTCACTGCTATCATGGCTGGCGTGGAGAGTGGTGTGAGCAGCAGGGCATGTGA